In one Oscillospiraceae bacterium genomic region, the following are encoded:
- the katA gene encoding catalase, which yields MATDSLDRLTNEVGAPVAENEHSLTAGPRGPVALQDVWLLEKLAHFDREVIPERRMHAKGWGAYGTFTCTHDISRWTRAKVLQQGAKTDVFVRFSTVAGERGAADAERDIRGFACKFYTEEGNWDLVGNNTPTFFLRDVHNFPDLNRAVKRDPRTGMRSAQNNWDFWTLLPETFHQTTIVMSDRGIPASFRHMHVYGEHTFSFYNEKNERVWCKFHFRTQQGIKNLTDAEAEALVARDRESHGRDLYEAIERGDYPRWTLYVQIMTQEQAKQHYENPFDITKIWRHAEFPLHEVGVLELNRNPENYFAEVEQAAFTPAHVVPGIGFSPDKFLQGRLFVYGDAQRYRLGVNHNLIPVNRPKCPVADYHRDGAMRTDANYGGAPAYSPNSAGVWSAQPGVMEPPLDLEGALYAYDPADDPTDDCFRAGGELWRLMDEEKKALLIENTARNIAPVTDNVKYRHAVHCYWADREYGERITAAMGLELAKVQALAEGDHAALIRATLQP from the coding sequence ATGGCAACAGATTCATTGGACAGACTCACCAACGAGGTCGGCGCGCCGGTCGCCGAGAACGAGCACTCCCTCACAGCAGGACCGCGGGGCCCGGTGGCCCTCCAGGACGTCTGGCTCCTGGAAAAGCTGGCCCATTTCGACCGCGAGGTCATCCCCGAGCGGCGCATGCACGCCAAGGGCTGGGGCGCCTACGGCACCTTCACCTGCACCCACGACATCAGCAGGTGGACCCGGGCCAAGGTGCTCCAGCAGGGGGCCAAGACCGACGTCTTTGTCCGCTTCTCCACGGTGGCCGGAGAGCGCGGCGCGGCGGACGCGGAGCGGGACATCCGCGGGTTTGCCTGCAAATTCTACACTGAGGAGGGCAATTGGGACCTGGTGGGCAACAACACCCCCACCTTCTTCCTGCGGGACGTACATAATTTCCCCGACCTGAACCGGGCGGTGAAGCGCGACCCGCGCACCGGGATGCGCTCGGCCCAGAACAACTGGGATTTCTGGACCCTGCTGCCCGAGACCTTCCACCAGACCACCATCGTCATGTCCGACCGGGGCATCCCCGCCAGCTTCCGTCACATGCACGTCTACGGCGAGCACACCTTCAGCTTCTACAACGAGAAAAATGAGCGCGTGTGGTGCAAGTTCCATTTCCGCACCCAGCAGGGCATCAAAAACCTGACGGACGCCGAGGCCGAGGCCCTGGTCGCCCGGGACCGGGAGAGCCACGGCCGCGACCTGTATGAGGCGATTGAGCGGGGCGACTACCCGCGCTGGACCCTGTACGTCCAGATTATGACCCAGGAGCAGGCCAAGCAGCACTATGAAAACCCCTTCGACATCACCAAAATCTGGCGCCACGCCGAGTTCCCCCTCCACGAGGTGGGCGTGCTGGAGCTCAACCGCAACCCGGAGAACTACTTTGCCGAGGTGGAGCAGGCCGCCTTTACCCCCGCCCACGTGGTGCCCGGCATCGGCTTTTCGCCGGACAAGTTCCTCCAGGGCCGCCTGTTCGTCTACGGCGACGCCCAGCGCTACCGCCTTGGGGTTAACCATAATTTAATTCCCGTCAACCGCCCCAAGTGCCCGGTGGCCGACTACCACAGGGATGGGGCCATGCGCACCGACGCCAACTACGGCGGCGCCCCCGCCTACTCCCCCAACAGCGCCGGGGTGTGGTCCGCCCAGCCCGGCGTCATGGAGCCCCCGCTGGATCTGGAGGGCGCACTCTACGCCTACGACCCGGCGGACGACCCCACCGACGACTGCTTCCGGGCCGGCGGGGAGCTGTGGCGGCTGATGGACGAGGAGAAAAAGGCGCTGCTGATTGAAAACACTGCCCGCAACATCGCCCCGGTCACCGACAACGTGAAATACCGCCACGCCGTGCACTGCTACTGGGCCGACCGGGAGTACGGCGAGCGGATCACCGCCGCCATGGGCCTGGAGCTTGCGAAGGTTCAGGCGCTAGCCGAGGGCGACCACGCGGCCCTGATCCGGGCCACGCTGCAGCCCTGA
- the dinB gene encoding DNA polymerase IV: MDRTILHCDLNSFYASVELLEHPELKDAAVAVCGDPASRHGIILAKNERAKKYGVKTAETVWQARRKCPDLVLLGAHHEKYHDFSKRINALYERYTDLVEPFSIDESWLDITGSMHLFGGDGRAVADEIRRAVRDELHLTISVGVSFNKIFAKMGSDYKKPDATTVITRDNYRTLLWPLPVTDLIFVGRAAERTLEGYGVRTIGDLARFPRDALVEILGKQGATLHDYATGAEHAPVIPARDMPPPKSVGNGLTFRRNLLGWEEIRAGVVLLSDGVAMRLRMDGLKCTTVQVTIRDPNFKDICRQKRLEAPSYLTREIAGAALELIQASWAARAPVRALTVTGQNLVPEDQAAEQLDLFAAGAAPRRDKLEKLEHTVDGIRGKFGKGSISFAASVGGPLREEEKKEEPLN; this comes from the coding sequence GTGGACAGGACCATACTGCACTGTGACCTCAACAGCTTCTACGCCTCGGTGGAGCTGCTGGAGCACCCGGAGCTGAAGGACGCGGCGGTGGCGGTGTGCGGCGATCCGGCCAGCCGCCACGGCATTATCCTTGCGAAAAACGAGCGCGCCAAAAAGTACGGCGTCAAGACCGCCGAGACGGTGTGGCAGGCCCGGCGCAAATGCCCCGATCTGGTGCTCCTGGGCGCCCACCACGAGAAATACCACGACTTCTCCAAGCGCATCAACGCCCTCTACGAGCGCTACACCGACCTGGTGGAGCCCTTCTCCATCGACGAGAGCTGGCTGGACATCACCGGCTCCATGCACCTCTTCGGTGGGGATGGGCGGGCGGTGGCCGACGAAATCCGCCGTGCCGTCCGGGACGAGCTGCACCTCACCATCTCGGTGGGAGTGTCCTTCAACAAAATTTTCGCCAAGATGGGCAGCGACTACAAAAAACCGGACGCCACCACCGTGATCACCCGGGACAACTACCGGACCCTGCTGTGGCCCCTGCCGGTGACCGACCTCATTTTCGTGGGCCGGGCGGCGGAGCGCACGCTGGAGGGCTACGGGGTGCGCACCATCGGGGATCTGGCCCGCTTCCCCAGGGACGCCCTGGTGGAGATCCTGGGCAAGCAGGGGGCTACCCTGCATGACTACGCCACCGGGGCGGAGCACGCCCCGGTCATCCCCGCCCGGGATATGCCGCCCCCCAAGTCGGTGGGAAACGGCCTGACCTTCCGCCGCAACCTGCTGGGTTGGGAGGAGATCCGGGCCGGGGTGGTGCTCCTCTCCGACGGGGTGGCCATGCGCCTGCGGATGGACGGCCTCAAGTGCACCACCGTCCAGGTCACCATCCGGGATCCCAACTTCAAGGACATCTGCCGCCAGAAGCGGCTGGAGGCCCCCTCCTACCTGACGCGGGAGATCGCCGGGGCCGCCCTGGAGCTTATCCAGGCCTCCTGGGCCGCCCGCGCCCCCGTCCGCGCCCTAACCGTCACGGGCCAAAACCTGGTGCCGGAGGACCAGGCCGCCGAGCAGCTTGACCTCTTCGCCGCCGGGGCCGCCCCCCGGCGGGACAAGCTGGAGAAGCTGGAGCACACCGTGGACGGCATCCGGGGCAAGTTCGGCAAGGGCAGCATCTCCTTCGCGGCCTCCGTGGGCGGCCCCCTGCGGGAGGAGGAGAAGAAGGAGGAGCCCTTAAATTAA
- a CDS encoding riboflavin transporter codes for MSERTKKLTLLAMFTAIAVVLITFVHFPLFPAAPFLQYDPADVPILIGAFAFGPVAGLTVTVLASFIQAFLISGDGPYGFLMHVIATGTLALISSLIYRRRHTQAGAVLGLVCGTLAMGLVMVVANHYITPFYTGMPTEAVDELLLPFILPFNLLKAGINSVVTFLLYKVVSRYLVHGEPMVKGAGRKAGSEI; via the coding sequence ATGTCTGAACGCACCAAGAAGCTGACCCTGCTGGCCATGTTCACCGCCATCGCCGTGGTCCTCATCACCTTCGTCCACTTCCCCCTCTTCCCCGCCGCGCCCTTCCTGCAGTACGACCCGGCCGACGTGCCCATCCTCATCGGCGCCTTCGCCTTCGGCCCGGTGGCCGGGCTGACGGTGACCGTGCTGGCCTCCTTCATCCAGGCGTTCCTGATCAGCGGCGACGGCCCTTACGGCTTCCTTATGCACGTCATCGCCACCGGTACCCTGGCCCTGATCTCCAGCCTTATCTACCGCCGGAGGCACACCCAGGCCGGCGCGGTGCTGGGACTGGTGTGCGGCACCCTGGCGATGGGGCTCGTGATGGTGGTGGCCAACCACTACATCACCCCCTTCTACACCGGTATGCCCACCGAGGCGGTGGACGAGCTGCTGCTGCCCTTCATCCTCCCCTTCAACCTGCTCAAGGCGGGGATTAACTCCGTGGTCACCTTCCTGCTCTACAAGGTGGTCTCCCGCTACCTGGTCCACGGGGAGCCCATGGTCAAGGGCGCGGGCCGGAAGGCCGGGAGCGAAATCTAG
- a CDS encoding putative penicillinase repressor codes for MREKSRLPESELDIMLAVWGAEGPATAPHILERLERPITPSALHSYLKRLEEKGYLSCAKSGKVNCYTPLVSREEYREREGRTVLQKLYDNSLKRFAAALYDGGELAPADLKELRAYLDELERGAVQHD; via the coding sequence ATGCGCGAAAAGAGCCGCCTGCCCGAATCGGAGCTGGACATCATGCTGGCGGTGTGGGGGGCGGAGGGCCCCGCCACCGCCCCCCATATCCTGGAGCGGCTGGAGCGGCCCATCACCCCCAGCGCCCTGCACAGCTACCTCAAGCGCCTGGAGGAGAAGGGCTATCTGTCCTGCGCCAAAAGCGGCAAGGTAAACTGCTATACACCCCTGGTGAGCCGGGAGGAGTACCGGGAGCGGGAGGGGCGCACGGTGCTCCAGAAGCTCTACGACAACTCCCTCAAGCGCTTCGCCGCCGCCCTCTACGACGGCGGGGAGCTGGCCCCCGCGGATCTGAAGGAGCTGCGGGCCTATTTGGACGAGCTGGAGAGGGGGGCGGTGCAGCATGACTAA
- the clpB_1 gene encoding chaperone protein ClpB → MQPTLCSRCHKNMAVVFVQRIDNGETKSEGLCLKCAKEMGIKPVEDMMNKMGISDEDLEGLTNEMMSAFGGAEGLEGLIPTDEEGVEDDEDDEDGKTATFPFLNKLFGAAGQQPGQTPPPAGDQPPRQERPEKNGKERQPKRKFLENYCISLTQKAVEGKLDRIVGRNTEIQRTIQILNRRQKNNPCLIGEPGVGKTAIAEGLAQRIYEKDVPYKLLDKEVYLLDLTALVAGTQFRGQFESRMKGLIEEIKKLGNIILVIDEVHNIVGAGDAEGSMNAANILKPALSRGEIQVIGATTLTEYRKHIEKDTALERRFQPVIVEEPSIEDSVKIMEGIAPYYEKFHYVSISKEMCRLAVTMSERYITDRFLPDKAIDLIDEACSDVNLHNKNLARSVEVKKELDALSKEREALVAESNDRDYKRQTGLKTNEQRQSEIRRQLAKLSGEHEALAAAAGQEAGLRDNEREQARLQRELNVLTREREALAVDAPDNSEYERLAVIKSREIQLQEEMGRLDAQSAPPLGVEHLARVIELWTKIPASQIQEAEYERLQKLEERLKEHLIGQDEAVHAVAAAVRRGRVGIASKRKPVSFIFVGSTGVGKTELVKRLAMDMFHSPEALIRLDMSEFMEKFAVSRIIGSPPGYVGYDEAGQLTEKVRRKPYCVILFDEIEKAHPDVLNILLQILDDGHITDAQGRNVNFENTVVVMTSNAGSDSKSAGAVGFGGSANDQGRERSMKALESFLRPEFINRVDEIVYFNKLTEDNFKGIAGIMLGELKTNLAERGITFTWDDALLDYLVKKSYSMTYGARNLRRQIQKDLEDAIANRIIDSYQNPISQISATADGDAVQVLAL, encoded by the coding sequence ATGCAACCTACCCTCTGTTCCAGATGCCACAAGAATATGGCTGTGGTGTTCGTTCAGCGGATTGATAACGGCGAGACCAAGAGCGAGGGCCTGTGCCTCAAGTGCGCCAAGGAGATGGGCATCAAGCCCGTCGAGGACATGATGAACAAGATGGGCATTTCCGACGAGGATTTGGAGGGCCTGACCAACGAGATGATGTCCGCCTTCGGCGGGGCGGAGGGCCTGGAGGGCCTGATCCCCACCGACGAGGAGGGCGTGGAGGACGACGAGGATGACGAGGACGGCAAGACCGCCACCTTCCCCTTCCTCAACAAGCTCTTCGGCGCCGCCGGGCAGCAGCCGGGCCAGACCCCGCCCCCCGCGGGGGACCAGCCCCCCCGCCAGGAGCGCCCCGAGAAGAACGGCAAGGAGCGCCAGCCCAAGCGCAAGTTTTTGGAGAACTACTGTATCTCCCTGACCCAGAAGGCCGTTGAGGGCAAGCTGGACCGCATCGTGGGCCGGAACACCGAGATCCAGCGCACCATCCAGATCCTCAACCGCAGGCAGAAGAACAACCCCTGCCTGATCGGCGAGCCCGGCGTAGGCAAGACCGCCATCGCCGAGGGCCTGGCCCAGCGCATCTACGAAAAGGACGTGCCCTACAAGCTGCTGGATAAGGAGGTCTACCTGCTGGACCTCACCGCCCTGGTGGCGGGCACCCAGTTCCGCGGCCAGTTCGAGAGCCGCATGAAGGGCCTGATCGAGGAGATCAAGAAGCTGGGCAACATCATCCTGGTCATCGACGAGGTACACAACATCGTGGGCGCCGGGGACGCCGAGGGCTCCATGAACGCGGCCAACATCCTCAAGCCCGCCCTGTCCCGGGGCGAGATCCAAGTCATCGGCGCCACCACCCTCACCGAGTACCGCAAGCACATCGAGAAGGACACCGCCCTGGAGCGCCGCTTCCAGCCCGTGATCGTGGAGGAGCCCTCCATCGAGGACAGCGTGAAGATTATGGAGGGCATCGCCCCCTACTACGAGAAATTCCACTACGTGTCCATCTCCAAGGAGATGTGCCGCCTGGCGGTGACCATGAGCGAGCGTTACATCACAGACCGCTTCCTGCCCGACAAGGCCATCGACCTGATTGACGAGGCCTGCTCCGACGTGAACCTGCACAACAAGAACCTGGCCCGGTCTGTGGAGGTCAAGAAGGAGCTGGACGCCCTGTCCAAGGAGCGGGAGGCCCTGGTGGCCGAGTCCAACGACCGGGACTACAAGCGCCAGACGGGCCTGAAGACCAACGAGCAGCGGCAGAGCGAGATCCGCCGCCAGCTCGCCAAGCTCTCCGGGGAGCACGAGGCCCTGGCGGCCGCGGCCGGCCAGGAGGCCGGGCTGCGGGACAACGAGCGCGAGCAGGCCCGGCTTCAGCGGGAGCTGAACGTGCTGACCCGTGAGCGGGAGGCCCTGGCCGTGGACGCGCCGGACAACAGCGAGTACGAGCGCCTGGCCGTCATCAAGAGCCGGGAGATCCAGCTCCAGGAGGAGATGGGCCGTCTGGACGCCCAGTCCGCCCCCCCGCTGGGGGTGGAGCATCTGGCCCGGGTCATCGAGCTGTGGACCAAGATCCCCGCCAGCCAAATCCAGGAGGCCGAGTACGAGCGGCTCCAGAAGCTGGAGGAGCGCCTCAAGGAGCACCTGATCGGCCAGGACGAGGCCGTCCACGCAGTGGCCGCCGCCGTGCGCCGGGGCCGCGTGGGCATCGCCTCCAAGCGCAAGCCCGTGTCCTTCATCTTTGTGGGCTCCACCGGCGTGGGCAAGACCGAGCTGGTCAAGCGGCTGGCCATGGACATGTTCCACTCCCCCGAGGCCCTGATCCGGCTGGATATGTCGGAGTTTATGGAGAAGTTCGCGGTCTCCCGCATCATCGGCTCCCCCCCGGGCTACGTGGGGTACGACGAGGCGGGCCAGCTCACCGAGAAGGTGCGCCGCAAGCCCTACTGCGTCATCCTCTTCGACGAGATCGAGAAGGCCCACCCCGACGTGCTCAACATCCTGCTCCAGATCCTGGACGACGGCCACATCACCGACGCCCAGGGCCGCAACGTGAACTTTGAGAACACGGTGGTGGTCATGACCTCCAACGCGGGCAGCGACTCCAAGTCGGCCGGGGCCGTGGGCTTCGGCGGCTCGGCCAACGACCAGGGCCGCGAGCGGTCCATGAAGGCCCTGGAGAGCTTCCTGCGCCCCGAGTTCATCAACCGCGTGGACGAGATCGTCTACTTCAACAAGCTCACCGAGGACAACTTCAAGGGTATCGCCGGGATTATGCTGGGCGAGCTGAAGACCAATCTGGCCGAGCGCGGCATCACCTTCACCTGGGACGACGCCCTGCTGGACTATCTGGTCAAGAAGTCCTACTCCATGACCTACGGCGCGCGCAACCTGCGCCGCCAGATTCAGAAGGACCTGGAGGACGCCATCGCAAACCGGATCATCGACTCCTACCAGAACCCCATCTCCCAGATCAGCGCCACCGCCGACGGCGACGCCGTCCAGGTGCTGGCCCTGTAA
- the pgsA gene encoding CDP-diacylglycerol--glycerol-3-phosphate 3-phosphatidyltransferase, with translation MNVPNLLSLFRLALVPVFAVVFFHPEPDARYWAAGIYALAFFTDIADGWIARHFNQVTRLGRILDPLADKLMTFTVIICITAARIIPVWAVGIFFLKEAAMGVGALSMYHKTDDVIPSNWLGKASTGVFFVVCAALVLFPAIPKPWATGLITFALALTIAAFLRYLWQYLVVTGRKKAK, from the coding sequence ATGAACGTCCCGAATCTGCTCTCCCTCTTCCGCCTGGCCCTGGTACCGGTGTTCGCGGTGGTCTTTTTCCATCCTGAGCCCGACGCCCGGTACTGGGCCGCGGGGATCTACGCCCTGGCCTTTTTCACCGACATCGCCGACGGCTGGATCGCCCGCCATTTCAACCAGGTCACCCGCCTGGGCCGCATCCTGGACCCGCTGGCCGACAAGCTGATGACCTTTACGGTGATCATCTGCATCACGGCGGCGCGGATCATCCCCGTGTGGGCGGTGGGCATCTTCTTTTTGAAGGAGGCCGCCATGGGCGTGGGCGCGCTGTCCATGTACCACAAGACAGATGACGTGATCCCCTCCAACTGGCTGGGCAAGGCCTCCACCGGCGTGTTTTTCGTGGTGTGCGCCGCCCTGGTCCTCTTCCCCGCCATCCCCAAGCCCTGGGCCACCGGCCTTATCACCTTCGCGCTGGCGCTCACCATCGCGGCCTTCCTGCGCTACCTGTGGCAGTACCTGGTGGTCACCGGGCGCAAAAAGGCGAAATAA